One segment of Deltaproteobacteria bacterium DNA contains the following:
- a CDS encoding DedA family protein: MESFAVLVGRYGVAAVFLFTFLENAGLPIPAFPVLMLAGAYASTRHAAAPLIVAVGVAGALLADGIWYFVGRWRGKRVLDRLCRISFNPDACLERAVDGFHRRKSATILFAKFLPGVNTIVPPLAGVASMPLPAFLLLDFAGALMWAGSGVALGFLFGEEIAASARGVQGMLGWILAGGLCATVAWRIGYRFWLVKRYAAPRFDPEEVHRRMLSGEGLLVLDLRRDDDYDASDRMIAGAVRVRPASFHRQVHHLPRDRDLVFYCT, from the coding sequence GTGGAGAGCTTCGCGGTTCTCGTCGGCCGGTACGGCGTCGCGGCGGTATTCCTCTTCACCTTCCTGGAAAACGCCGGGCTTCCGATCCCGGCGTTCCCGGTCCTGATGCTCGCGGGGGCGTACGCCTCCACGCGGCACGCCGCCGCGCCTCTCATCGTGGCGGTCGGGGTGGCCGGCGCGCTCCTCGCGGACGGAATCTGGTACTTCGTCGGCCGGTGGCGCGGGAAGCGGGTGCTCGATCGCCTGTGCCGGATTTCGTTCAACCCGGACGCGTGCCTGGAACGGGCGGTGGACGGGTTCCACCGGCGGAAGAGCGCCACCATCCTGTTCGCGAAATTCCTCCCCGGCGTGAACACGATCGTGCCGCCGCTGGCGGGGGTCGCGTCGATGCCGCTCCCCGCCTTTCTCCTCCTGGACTTCGCCGGAGCCCTGATGTGGGCCGGAAGCGGGGTCGCGCTCGGGTTCCTCTTCGGCGAGGAGATCGCGGCGTCGGCCCGCGGAGTCCAGGGGATGTTGGGGTGGATCCTCGCAGGCGGGCTTTGCGCCACCGTAGCGTGGAGGATCGGCTACCGGTTCTGGCTGGTGAAACGGTACGCCGCGCCGCGCTTCGATCCGGAGGAGGTCCACCGCCGGATGCTCTCGGGAGAGGGGCTCCTCGTTCTCGACCTTCGGCGCGACGACGATTACGACGCATCCGACCGGATGATCGCGGGCGCGGTGCGCGTTCGTCCCGCCTCGTTCCACCGGCAAGTCCACCATCTCCCCCGGGACCGGGACCTCGTCTTCTACTGCACCTGA